From the genome of Brassica oleracea var. oleracea cultivar TO1000 chromosome C4, BOL, whole genome shotgun sequence:
ATGTCCCCAAGAAACTCACTGCTCAAGAGAAGGGAAAACGGAAAGAGGGAGAACCACATTCGCTTGAGGATGTCCACGATGACGATCATGAACCGGAACAGCCAACAACCGCAGAACCAGTAGCCCCCACGACGCAAGATCAACCTGTTCCAACACGCGTCTACATTCCAAAAGTTCCCTATCCAGTCCCTGCTAAGAAATCACGCAAGGATTGCGAAGAGATGAAGTGCAAAAAGATGCTTGAAGACTTGAACGTTAAGTTCTCTCTCATGGATGCTATTCAGATGATTCCTTTAATGTGCAGTCTTGTGAAAGGGCTGATCTCCAGGAAGACTTCTGCAGACAGCGACATCATGATGGTCTCGAAAGAATGCAGCACAGTCCTTCAAAACAGAATAGTCAGGAAATTGGAAGATCCTGGAAAATTTGTCCAATATGTTCAGATTGGAAAGACAGTCTTCGCTTGTTCCTTATGCAATTTGAGTTCCAGTGTGAATCTCATGCCCTACTCAGTTGCAAAACGCATGGGACTAACCAACTTCAAGCCAACCAGTATTTCTTTGGTGTTCGCAGACAGATCAGTTAAGTTGCCAGTAGGTGTTCTTGAAGATCTACAAGTTTAAATTGGTGACACCACTGTTCCTGCAGACTTCGTGGTTCTAAATCTCGAAGATGAACCAAAAGACCCTCTCATCCTGGGCCGTCCTTTCCTGTGCACAACTGGTGCAATAATTGATGTCCGCAACGGGACGATTGATCTCCAACTGGGAGATATTGTGATGAAGTTCGAGATGGATGAGCTTCTCAAATGACCTATGCTAGATGCTCAGAACTTCACGATTAGCGACGAGAATGCCGCCTTGACCCCTCAACAAGGGATGATCGAAGAAATCCTCGCAGATGATCCATTGGAAGTAGCTCTGATACGAGTAGAGTCTGAGCAGAACATGTGCAACGTTGATGCCGACGGATACGAAAAAATGCTAGACTCGTGTGAAATCATCGAGAAGCCGGTCGCTTTTCTAAGTCTGGGGGAAACGAGGAATCAGATTTCACCAGAAGGAGTAACTACTCCTAAAAAGCCGACCAAACCAACCAGCCAGCTCGATGATTCGTGGAGCGAACTCAAGGCTCCAAAGCTCAAATTAAAGGCCCTTCCAGCGGGACTCAGGTATGCGTTTCTTGGACCTAATTCAACATCCCCTGTTATCGTGAACTCTGAGCTTAATAATGTGGAAACTGCTAAACTATTGTGTGAATTGAGAAAATACCGCAAGGCAATAGGATATTCGTTAGCTGATATTCCCGGTATTTCACCGGATATATGCATGCATAGAATACACCTAGAAGATGAATCAATGACTTAGAACATCGAAGGTGGTTAAACCCAAATCTAGAAGATGTTGTTAAGAAAGAGATAATGAAACTTCTAGAAACTGTTGTAATTTATGCTATTTTTGATAGTAAGTGGGTTAGTCCTGTTCATGTAGTTCCTAAGAAAGGGGGGATCACTTAGGTTGCTAATGAAAAGAATGAATTGATACCCACTAGGACAGTAACCGGTCACCGTATGTGTATTGATTTTCGAAAATTAAATACGGCTACACGAAAGGATCACTTCACGCCTCATTCATTGATCAAATGCTTGAGAGATTGGCTAACCACCCATATTACTGCTTCTTAGATGGTTATTCAGGTTTCTTTCAGATTCCCATTCACCCAGACGATCAGGAGAAGACGACCTTCACAT
Proteins encoded in this window:
- the LOC106338265 gene encoding uncharacterized protein LOC106338265; the protein is MENMFTELNSKYDAVASHIRQMDVQIAQTAETIKRQQGKLPGKIDKNRKDCIAVELRSGRHLSDHVPKKLTAQEKGKRKEGEPHSLEDVHDDDHEPEQPTTAEPVAPTTQDQPVPTRVYIPKVPYPVPAKKSRKDCEEMKCKKMLEDLNVKFSLMDAIQMIPLMCSLVKGLISRKTSADSDIMMVSKECSTVLQNRIVRKLEDPGKFVQYVQIGKTVFACSLCNLSSSVNLMPYSVAKRMGLTNFKPTNFVVLNLEDEPKDPLILGRPFLCTTGAIIDVRNGTIDLQLGDIVMKFEMDELLK